ATTAAACCTCCAACATTAACTGTTAATGTGAATGATAAAATTAGTTTGTCGAAATCAATTTGATTGGAACTATCAATAGACCAAACTTTATTAACTTCTAACTCCGGTACGGTTGAATGAAATTGACTTAATGTTTTGTAGATGAGGTTTGTCTTGTATATTTTGAATTATCAAAACCAAGAATTGGTAAAAAAATAAATGGTAAAATCAATGATATTATATATAGATACTTTATACTACAAAAAACTTCACGAACTTATAAGCACCAATAATTTACTTATTAAGTTTACATGTATTAACACCTAATACTCTATATATATAACACGTTCCGACTATTGAGTTAAATAATAGAATCACACCCAGTATTCCAAGAATCATAGAGTAGGTTGTACACTCAAGTACAAAAGGAGTTGGCAATAAAAATAGTGAAATAATAAATCGAACTATTCTTTCTGATTTGTTTTGATTTGTTAAAAATAATTTCATACTATAAAACTAATTATTTTTTTGAATTCCCGCTTTATAAACTGTTAAACAAACTGGTTAATTTTTTATCCTTACAATTGTTTGTGGCCATGGATCAACAAAATTGAAACCATCATTCCACATTTTTATCTCGTCTTCAGTCAAAAAGCAGGCTTTTAATTTCTCCGCAAATTTATCAATTATAGACTTATTACCAATAACTGTGAGATTACAATGCCTATCACCAAAAAGACTATTTTCATCAGATATTTTCTTTTTTAAAAAACTAATTTCTTCGTCTATAAGACCGTGATTATCATCTTCCAAAATAGCTTTACGCCAAGTACCAACAATTTCTAAATTAATATCCCCACCAGATTGATTCCATAATAAAGCGTATTTATTTCTGGAGGCAAGCCAAAAGAAGCCTTTACTACGATATATTTTGGTATCAAGATAATTATGACAGACATCCCATAGTCTTTTGGGGTGAAATGGCCGATCATCCCTAAGTACCATTGTACATATCTCAAAGGGTGAATTCGAATCTTGAACTAAAGGCTCTAGTTCCTTTATCAACTTCTCGACATTAAAATAATTATATTCTTCAACGGCAAGCAAAGATTCAATAGTTATTCGTCCATAAACTACTGGATTAACTGATGAAAATGGATTAATACTTTTAACATGATTAGTAATTTGGTTTACCCTACCTTGTTCAATTCTATCAGGCTTAGTCAATATCAAGTGACTACAAAAAAGAATTTGTTCAACTAATAAATTATGAGTGTCTCTTGTTTTAAGGGCTAGATTATTTTTGAAAATTGGGATAAGAGTTTCTCCATAATTATAATCATGTGCCATCATTAGGCAATCAACAAGAACTAGCAAAGCAGTAAGTTCCACATGTTCATGTTCCCTAAAATATTTAACAAGAGGCATAGGGTGGCAACTACCAGAAGTTTCTATTATAATACACTCTGGGTTCTGAGAATCAAGTAACTTTTGTATAGCTGAATCTAATTTTTGCAAGCCTATTGTACTACTTAAAACACAAGAATTAATAGAGTGCATTTTACTATTATCATCCTCAATGAGTGTAGTATTGCCTATTAACTGTCCATCAACATCTAGTTCACTCATATCATTTACAATTGCACAAACTTTTACGTTTTTTTCGCTTGCCTGACCTAGAAGATTTCTAAAAAGTGTAGTTTTACCAGAGCCTAAAAATCCGTTAAGAATAATAATAGGAATTCTATTTGATTTTCTTTTGACTATTTTCATTAACCTAAATTATAAATTATTTTACAATCTTACTATTATGGTAGTTATGAGAACTTAATTACTATAGAAAGCAGACATTACAACAACGTGAGGAATAGTTATGACT
This sequence is a window from Flavobacteriales bacterium TMED191. Protein-coding genes within it:
- a CDS encoding DUF2892 domain-containing protein, with amino-acid sequence MKLFLTNQNKSERIVRFIISLFLLPTPFVLECTTYSMILGILGVILLFNSIVGTCYIYRVLGVNTCKLNK
- a CDS encoding cobalamin biosynthesis protein CobW, with the translated sequence MKIVKRKSNRIPIIILNGFLGSGKTTLFRNLLGQASEKNVKVCAIVNDMSELDVDGQLIGNTTLIEDDNSKMHSINSCVLSSTIGLQKLDSAIQKLLDSQNPECIIIETSGSCHPMPLVKYFREHEHVELTALLVLVDCLMMAHDYNYGETLIPIFKNNLALKTRDTHNLLVEQILFCSHLILTKPDRIEQGRVNQITNHVKSINPFSSVNPVVYGRITIESLLAVEEYNYFNVEKLIKELEPLVQDSNSPFEICTMVLRDDRPFHPKRLWDVCHNYLDTKIYRSKGFFWLASRNKYALLWNQSGGDINLEIVGTWRKAILEDDNHGLIDEEISFLKKKISDENSLFGDRHCNLTVIGNKSIIDKFAEKLKACFLTEDEIKMWNDGFNFVDPWPQTIVRIKN